The genomic stretch GCCGCCGTGCCAAAACGGATGGCCACAGACAGACCAGAGCTGGAACAAAGAACGAAGCAACAAACCTGGCCCAGCTGAAAAATATTGAGCTAATGGAGGGGATATAGAGGGAATAAGAGGGGTCCCAACAGACCATTTTCCCATTGCGGGGTGTGTGTCAGTCCCAATAAGGGGCGTCAGTTGGAAGCCATAAAGTGCTGGATTTGAAGAgacaactacatgtatcaaGAGTTACTCTTTGTGCCATGTAAACACCATCTTGACAAGTTGTATCAGCTCTGCCCAATAAAATTCTCGGTTTGCTACGGCTGGCTCCTTGACAGCAGCACATCTACAAAATCACATCCGGCTAATAAACCCAGATGGGTCCCATTTGCGCATGGAGATTATATGGAGTCTCCCGGCATTTCGTGGGCTGACGCGTAACCGACGAGATCCAATCACCGACAGCTTCAACTCGAGTAAagtgcaaaaaaaaagagcaaaaaaggagTGGACAGGTAGCGAGATCtctttctgtctctctctgccaACGTCATTTCTCATTTAACATATCCTCCGAAAATCATGCTTGCTTTACCGGATCTCGGCCTCGGGCGTGCTAGAACTCTCGTGCTAACCGCTGCCTGCATGCCATCAAACGGAGCACTTCCGGCGGTTGTTCTGGAGTCCCCGGCCAGCTGGGAAGTGGGAGCTGGAGGCTAAACCTTGGCGGCCTCTGTCAGTGCGGCGGCGCATGTGCTGCTAGCCCTGTACAGCCACGCTACAGTGGAGGCGGTCCCTGGGATTGCCGTCAGGgcaaggagatgatggccgcGCGCTCATCTGCGTTGGACATTGATATCAATTTGATGTTATTGGCTGTAATGAACATGACATACTGCATCTACGGTAATTCACAACGACGACAGAGTTTCTCCCCTTCTCTGGAAGGAGATGCCAATGCTAGTCTCAACATGTGAAACGAGTTGGCTGTGATGGCTGCCTGGCTGCAGCACGTCCCTTTGGAATCTCCTTTTTGGGCCGAGGCTCTCCCACATTGTCACTTGAACTGTGCAGCTGAAACGGTTGTGTGCGTCTCAAAGCTGAATATTGACAGATGTGCAGCTTACACGCATGTCCTATCGAACATGGAGATGCGCGCATGCCGATGCCTCGAACAATCGAAAAAGGCTCCTAGATACTGCATCCGGCGCTTGAAACAGATAACCAGCCCAACAACGCCAATAGTGCAGATTCTTGCAGGTGGCAGATGCAGGATGGCAACCGTGTGACCTCTTAGGAACGCCGTGATGTAGCACGGGGCTGCGGCGTGTTTCGGCGTGGCGCTGAGACGAAGGCTGGCGGCCGAATCTGGAAGAGACAAGGCTTTAAAGTGCAGCATTGTAGCATTTCTCGGAGgcgcctttttctttccatgaAATCCCCCTTGATATGCGCAGCTGTTTGCTGTGGTTGCGTTGCAGGAGGCCTGCTTCACCTTTCGACGTTGGCtctgtgtacatgtatgctgcGCATCTCGTTCTTACAGTCCGAATAGGCTGCTTGATAATTACTTGGCATCTCTACGAGAGATAGCCTTGCAAGATATACCCCGAATCGGCAAGCCACTCGATGACAGGGCATGGATGAGAAAGaataagggaaaaaaggaatacGGGCTGTCGTGCAGCAGATTGTTCATGGGTCATCGTTGCAGCCGTTGTGACCCACTGGTACCACGCACGCGGGTGCAAAGACGGGCGGTACGGAAAGGTACATGCTCACTAACAAATCAAGAGATCAACTTTGACcattgatgagatggctgTAATGAAGCATGTGCTTTTGCATCATCACACAGTTGTGTAGTCACGCCCTTTTGCATTGTTCGGCTTCAGCAGCGGGCGGGCTGAGTTTCGGGGGATAACCCGGCACGGCATCTTGGATCCGTTGCTTGCAAGCGCGGTTCACGAAGACGATCCTCGTGCCATGTTGGGATTTGGTTCAGTCTAATCAAACGGCAGTTTATTATCTGAGGTATCAGCATTAGGGGTACCTGCAGAACATTGAACCAACAAAAACAGGAATGAAAGGCCATTTGCGTCAGAAGGGCTgcacgagctgctgctcagaTTAAAATAGTACGAGAACTTGCAAGTTCTAATTCGTAGATGACTGCAGCATTTCCAAAAATACATCTGCGGTCGGCTGACGCCAcgcacttttttttttaagcttcCCGTGGAGAATGCAATGGGGTGgtggctgaagatggcagtttggtttttttttcttggtggaTCTTTGAGAAGCGACGATTGTCATTTCAATCGACGCGCACAGCCTCAAGTTTAAAAACGGTTACGGCACTCTGCGCTTCCGTCTGTGCGGCATAATCTATCAGATGCCTGACATAATCTTAGAGGAAAGTAGGGCCTTGCGATTGGGCTCTGGGCATACAGAAATGTCAAGGTAGCAGTGCTAGAGAGCATGATGCAAAGATAGATGCAGCGAACCCACCTTTATGCCCTCTGCAGATCAACGCGGCAGCACTTCGTATCGCTCAACGAATCCAGTatacctgctgctgcattcaCTCATCATCGCCTGCTGCTAAAATCGTCATGCCGCCGGCACTGGTCCGTACGATGCGCAACGGTTCCCAACTGCTGCGCTCGCAAATTGAACCCCTTGGCTGGCGAGCGTGTAAGTCGGATCAAAGGCTTGATACGCGTAGGCCGGTACCTCGCAGCTACAGCCTCACAGTatggtgccgccgccgtcgccaccGGTGCCGCACAAGTATTCACGCCGTGCCTCGCTCCAACTTGGCGCTCCCTCCGTACCGTATTAAACAATGTCTCACCATGCCAATCACCCTTCAAGCGGGGCTGCAGCGCTGATCGCATCCCGGGAACGCAAAGAGAGCCCAGCTTAGCTCGCAATGACTCCGCCTGGTCAGCCCAGCCTAGGCATGCCCCCCGGAAAGAGACGAGACCCTTGCGGCCCTCCTGGCTTTCGTGCTTTGCTCGCCGCGCTGTGCTTTTTCCTGCTGCCTCTGCGCGGCCGCGTCCCCGTCTGGATCGCATCCTGCCCACATGCTGTGTGATGAAATGCGATAAAATCAAGCCATCCGGCCAAAGCCAAGGATGCCCCGTAGTTGGTGCGACCTCGTAATGCTAGTGCCCGTGCGTGGCAGACAAGAGAGCCGCGATAGTGGGCGAAGCCATACGCCACGCCGCCATCGGGTACCTCTGCTAGCACTCGCACCAAGTCGAGCAGCGCACACTCAGTAAAAGGCCCTGAACTGCTCCCACAGCGCCTtgaccaccaccaccaccactaaAAGATACAAGTACAAAGTGCCATGGCCTCCCCTGCCTCGCGAAAGTGCGTTTCATCTTGACCCATCTAACCCTCGACCCGACCAAAATTGCCCCCTGGCGctcccagcttcttgacTCTCTGCATCTGCGCGAAGCCGattctgcgtcttcttctcttctcctcaaacCGCCGCCGTACTTCTACTAGTACACCTTTGTTCCAGTCTCTCGTTTGTCCCATATTTCCGCTTGGATCTTGGTTGGCTTATTCGTCCAATCGACCAAGTGCTACTTCTCTATCAGTCGTGatagattttctttttccttcttccctctGCTTACTCCATATTCCCTTTTATTCTTGactttgctgcttctttcctctctctctctctctatcgacccttatttttctttctcatccttCGACCGACGACCGTTTCACCAACCCCCCCTTCTCACCTTGCGACCGGCGGAAAGAAATCCTCGAGCGAACTCTGGCCTGGGAATGAAATAGCTGGTTCTGGTTCACCAAAACCACCAGCAGCGTTCCGTTATCCCTTAGTCGCTTCCCGCAGACTCCCGGTAGGGGTCACGCAATAATCATCGTGGCCGCTACAATGGACGCTCGAAACTCCCTGCTGGGAGGCGACCCGACCTTCGATCAGAATGGCGCTCAGTATCACCACCGCTCCTTCAGCCAGAGCGGCGACTATGGCGCCGAATACGGCCAGGCCTATCCCCAGGCATCCCTCACTCAGGCCGCCTACGCTCAGCCGACGTATACTGAGAACGCGAGCCTCCACCAAAACACCGAAacagctggtgctgctggcagcaCTGGCGCAAGCAGATTCGATTTTTCTTTCGTCAAAAGCAGATGGCCTGCGGCCTTCCTGGCCGTAACTGGTATCCAGGCTCTCATCAACCTGGCCTTTGAAGCGTATGTTGACGCcctcttttcatctcatctcattccCCCTTGGGTACAGCCATCAGAAGCTAAGGCGCCTTCACAGCTATGTTTTCGGCAAATTTCAGCTGAGCTTGGGTGCATATGTACCACTGCCTCAGGTCCAGTCTCAATACAAGACGATCCCTACCTTTCTTACTCTATTTATTTTCGGTTTCCTTTACGAATTGATCCTCGTGCTGGATGCCCTACGCATGAAGAACACGATTCAGATCATCGGCGTCTGCGTCGCCAATCTGGCTCTCTTGATTTACTCGGCTCTCCAGCTTGAGCAGATTCAGATGGCTCTCGGAATCCTCGAGGTCAACGGTGCGCTGGAGCAAGGCATCACATCTGCCATGCTGTGGGATGATATCAAGGCCTACCTTATCGCCACTCCTGTCATCATTGCTGTCACTACTATTATCATGGTATACATTACCTGGAAGCTCTACCAGCAATTTGCTTGGGACATTCTCAAGAACATTGGCGCCGATTATCGCATGAAGAAGCGCTTCCTTCATTACCAGGTATGTATCTAGTACACAAGCAGTTGGACTTGTAGAGATCCGCGACCAGACCCGACTGACATGACTACCAGATTTACATCGCCCTACTCAAGttcgatttcttcttcttcttgggttTCATTATTCAgtttgtcgtcgtcgtcgctgtcaaGACCGATCCCGAGTTCGCCCTCACGATTGCCACCATTCCGGTCACGATTGCCATTctgattgctgctgcattcTTCACCCAGAGGGAGAACAAGCCTGGCATGATTTGCGTCATCGTCCTCTACTTTGGCGGTCTCTCCTACTTcattttcaagctcttccgCATCTACGAACCCAGCCGCGCCTCATCCTACTTTGCCGTTCGAAAGTCTCTCACCGCCTTCGCCGTCATTACCATTCTGCTCATCATCATGACCatcatcaatgccatcatctgcatgCACAACTTCGGCTCCGGCCTCAAGGCTCACCTGCTGTCTGCTCGcaaggaggatgagaagaacgATGTCAACTCATTCGGCATGAACGATGTCAAGTCCCCGATGCAGAACCGCATGACCATTGACTAAGAGGAGTCATTTGGCGcgcagggaaaaaaaatgatttATTTTCCAGGCCGCGGAGATGGGGGAAATGTATAAAAGACACGAATTTACGAAAGGGAACGGGTTggcccccttttttatttatccaATAACAGCCGCGTCAAAGCAGGCTCATATATCAAGGCTATCTGAcagccgaaaaaaaaaggccatgTTGGAAGGGGGATCTTTTGATAAAATCCCGTAAATTAAATGGAtaccaatttttttttgttttgttaactttcattttcctttgttaTTTTTTGATTCATCAAGTAGGCTCAAGCAATTCAAGGGCGTTGGATCTGTACTTCGCAAATACCACCGAGGACAGCGGGGAGTTTATTTCTTGGATACCCGTGATCATTATATCGAAggatattatataaaagggtggtggtggcttaTTGATGACCCTGTGTCACTCCTTCGACTACTTTTGttgttcttttgcttttcttaagaagaagaagaaaagagttttTTTTCGCCGCTATGTTTTCTTTAATGTGATGACATTTCTTTGTTTATCGATCTTTGTGTGTTTCTGTTCTTATCATACTGCCTTTGGTTACTGactttgtctctcttctttcatttgTCGTGAATATACTGAGTTATGTCTTCTAATAAACATGCCATGCCGTCACCGATATCAACTTACAATGAGGTAGAACGAGTGAGAGTAAGAACGAGAGAGCTGCCGGGGTGGGGGGGTGAGACGATGAGGCTTATTGTGTGCAATGCTACGCTATATTATTGGGATTTGTTCCTGATTTGAAACAGCACTGATCCTACAAAAGAGCGCTTTACATCTTACAGCGGATCCAACACGGTGAATTTTATTGCCGCCTAGAGGAAGAATAGTGAAATGAATAGCTAGATACCCAGTTGCttatcaaaaaaagaggagaaaagaaagtccCAAAATCATGCTGTGGAAAAGATACTATCCTCGCTTTGATAgacaaaaaataaaaaataaaagaatgaGCGAATGGAGACGAGGTCATTATTGAACATGAAATACCGTAAACGCCAATGAAGAAGATCCAAAGCCCTCCTCGTTTATCAATAGATGTCAAGCCAaatccttcttttccattaCCGCAAAGAGgacgaaagaaaagagaaagaagaaaagagacaatgGTCTCAAAGTGTAATTTTGATGGCGTCTCTCAAATGGCCTTCTGTCGGGCAATACGGACATTTGTATCTTGAGCCCTTCGCCATGTTGTGCAGACTTTCTCTGCAAATCACATGCCCGCAAGGGAGCATCATGGCGGGATTCTGTTCCGTCGTCTGCTCCTTGCTGACAGGGCATACGAAAATGGAGTGGTAAATCATGGATGGCGGGAGAGGCGTTTCGAACGCTAGCTCGTTCTCCGTCGTCCactctgttttcttttcctttgtgtttttattatacttgaTTAGTCGGGGCAAAGCAATGGAGCCGGCCGTGACGGCGACATATAACGGTGATTCAGCCGATAAGCCTAATAAAGAGCAGAATTCGCGGGTGAATGAAGCAGCAACATCTTCGAATGCCGAATCGATCTGAAAGATGTGCCGGTAGGGAGACTGCTCAATGTTTGGTGCAAAGGCGATTGCACCGCAAAGTCGCTGGATCTCTTTGAGGTGCCGACTCTGAAAGCGAGCAAAGTGTTCCTGCGCATATCTTAATGCGCCCCTTTCCCCATTCCTCTCATCGTCAGGCAGTCCATTGATCCCCGGGCCCTTGAAAAGCCATACGAATTGCAGCTTGCAGAGTTCAAACTCCAGATTGCTCCCTGCTGACTCCAGCCTGCTATTATTTTGGCGTGCCCATTTGATGGCTGGTCCTAGATTCCTGTTTCTGAGCTCGGACAGTAGGCTGTACATCTCTGCGAACTGCCCCTGGAGGTCCTCGGGATAGTTACTGACTCCATGTCCGGTTAGcccttcctcctctccatctccttgtaacatgtcatcatcgccatcttcatcagtCCGAGCCGTACGGGGAGACCAGGGCTCTaaggagaggggggggctgGTGGTCTCGTGACTCGCGGACAAAGGTCGATGCAACGGAAAACTGGCCCTCTCGGACGAGATGCATGGCTATGGCGCGGTTTATGAGAGATGGGTGATCCGCCATGGCATCTGTTCCCATCGGCAGTTCCCTCTGCGGCAAGGCCTGGTGGAGAAAATACAAGTCAGCATTCAGCAAGCACAAAGGGTGGACGGGTGGACATGGAGGCGTGCCTTGTCAAGGGCTTTTCCAAAGCTACGCTGCGCCTTGGTCACATCTCTGAGATCGTTGTTGATAGCTTCAAGTCGTTCTTTGACCGGATTCTGAAGCCTCGTCATTTCCATGCTGATTCGATGATGGTCGGCGTCGGCTGTAGAAAGATGGAGACGTCAGCTGCTGTCCCAGTCAAGCGATGAGGATTCGAGGCAGAGGATTCGTACCCGCAGCAATCCGCTCCCTAGCTGCTACCAGATGCTCGATAATCTTGTCAACGTCTTGGATAGCAGCCGTGAGGTTCGCGCCTCTCATCCGTGCCAGTTCATTCTGCAGCGGACCAAATGGCGAGACAATGTCATCGTTGGAGCCAGCCATGGTCGCTGGCAGGAGTGCTTTGGCAGTGAAGCAATGCGGGACTATAGAATGAAATCGATCATAGAGCTCAAAAGAAAGCTATCTGGGAGCGagtgagaaagaaaaaacaatTCTGCCCTGCGGATGGGCTCTCCAAGAAGTTGTTAGGCGTAGGTATAAGTTGGATGAAGCGAGGTTGGAGGTTGTCATCCGAGTAGTGCTGCTACCGCCGTAGTCTTATCGATAAGTCGGAACGCAGGCGGTAGCGCCTCTGCACAGAGAGGCACCTACTAGGCACTGAATGGCTGCTACGGCCATTACTACCTATTGAACGCAATTACTGGCGCCTCATTACCTACATATACAGAACCTAACACATAATTCGAAACGCATTGCTGCTGTAGGTCTTAAACTCGTGATTGCCACTTTAGACAATACATATTCACAAACATATCTACCTATACAAGTTATACTGGACATTGCCTCCTTTCATAGATTCCTGGGTATAAACGCTGTGAAGCCGAAATGACGGCTGCGGAGCCCTGCCTGTTCAAATACTGTACACAGCGGTGATTCAGAGGCCTCACTAAGGCGAGCCCCGTTAAGGAGCAGATTTGCCCCGCCCTgggccaaggccaagcttTT from Trichoderma atroviride chromosome 3, complete sequence encodes the following:
- a CDS encoding uncharacterized protein (EggNog:ENOG41~TransMembrane:8 (i88-111o131-150i162-180o213-234i263-288o294-314i321-339o359-380i)), coding for MDARNSLLGGDPTFDQNGAQYHHRSFSQSGDYGAEYGQAYPQASLTQAAYAQPTYTENASLHQNTETAGAAGSTGASRFDFSFVKSRWPAAFLAVTGIQALINLAFEAYVFGKFQLSLGAYVPLPQVQSQYKTIPTFLTLFIFGFLYELILVLDALRMKNTIQIIGVCVANLALLIYSALQLEQIQMALGILEVNGALEQGITSAMLWDDIKAYLIATPVIIAVTTIIMVYITWKLYQQFAWDILKNIGADYRMKKRFLHYQIYIALLKFDFFFFLGFIIQFVVVVAVKTDPEFALTIATIPVTIAILIAAAFFTQRENKPGMICVIVLYFGGLSYFIFKLFRIYEPSRASSYFAVRKSLTAFAVITILLIIMTIINAIICMHNFGSGLKAHLLSARKEDEKNDVNSFGMNDVKSPMQNRMTID
- a CDS encoding uncharacterized protein (EggNog:ENOG41) — encoded protein: MYSLLSELRNRNLGPAIKWARQNNSRLESAGSNLEFELCKLQFVWLFKGPGINGLPDDERNGERGALRYAQEHFARFQSRHLKEIQRLCGAIAFAPNIEQSPYRHIFQIDSAFEDVAASFTREFCSLLGLSAESPLYVAVTAGSIALPRLIKYNKNTKEKKTEWTTENELAFETPLPPSMIYHSIFVCPVSKEQTTEQNPAMMLPCGHVICRESLHNMAKGSRYKCPYCPTEGHLRDAIKITL
- a CDS encoding uncharacterized protein (EggNog:ENOG41) codes for the protein MAGSNDDIVSPFGPLQNELARMRGANLTAAIQDVDKIIEHLVAARERIAAADADHHRISMEMTRLQNPVKERLEAINNDLRDVTKAQRSFGKALDKALPQRELPMGTDAMADHPSLINRAIAMHLVREGQFSVASTFVRESRDHQPPPLLRALVSPYGSD